A genomic window from Sanguibacter antarcticus includes:
- a CDS encoding SCO1664 family protein produces MPATDLVTTELTITGRIRTASNATFLGTIGDVTVVYKPIAGESPLWDFPDGNLAHREVAAYLVSQTLGWGVVPHTWLRDGPLGEGMVQLWQEPDADQSAVDLIATEQVPSTGWKHVLEGQDESGRLVTLVHEDSQALRHMAVFDVIVNNADRKGDHILAMPDGHRHGVDHGLTFHRDHKLRTVLWGWLGESLAADELDGIDRVSEGLQGDLGRDLAELLSAREIAALTARCSALRSDGQLPAPSGEMPAVPWPLF; encoded by the coding sequence ATGCCGGCAACCGACCTGGTGACCACCGAGCTGACGATCACCGGCCGCATCAGGACGGCGTCCAACGCCACTTTTCTCGGCACCATCGGCGACGTGACCGTCGTCTACAAGCCGATAGCCGGAGAGAGTCCGCTGTGGGACTTTCCCGACGGCAACCTGGCGCACCGTGAAGTGGCCGCCTATTTGGTCTCGCAGACACTCGGCTGGGGCGTGGTACCGCACACCTGGCTGCGCGACGGTCCCCTCGGCGAAGGAATGGTCCAGCTCTGGCAGGAACCGGACGCTGACCAGAGCGCCGTCGACCTCATCGCGACAGAGCAGGTGCCGAGCACCGGCTGGAAGCACGTCCTCGAGGGACAAGACGAGAGCGGACGGCTGGTCACCCTCGTTCACGAAGACTCCCAGGCACTCCGGCATATGGCAGTGTTCGACGTGATCGTCAACAATGCCGACCGCAAGGGCGACCACATCCTCGCCATGCCGGACGGCCACCGGCACGGCGTGGACCACGGGCTGACCTTCCACCGTGACCACAAGCTGCGCACGGTCCTGTGGGGATGGCTCGGAGAGTCTCTGGCTGCTGACGAGCTCGACGGCATCGATCGCGTCAGCGAAGGGCTGCAGGGAGACCTGGGACGCGACCTCGCAGAGCTGCTCAGTGCCCGAGAGATCGCCGCGCTCACCGCTCGCTGCTCCGCGTTGCGCTCGGACGGGCAGCTTCCGGCTCCCTCCGGCGAGATGCCGGCGGTTCCCTGGCCGCTGTTCTGA
- a CDS encoding ISAs1 family transposase yields MSSSQVVPARMRRGDEDLLRVLGGVPDPRDPRGVRYPLVGVLAVEVCAVLAGARSFTAIGEWAVDLSVEQLARLGLECAPVESTMRKLFARLDAVAVDRQLVVLAWCRTRHIGGRGVIAIDAKTMRGVRTTTAVAPHLIAALDHTTGVVLGQNAVAAKSNQIPAVRDLLAGFDPRDLEGCVITVDAMRTQDQTARAILAGGADYVFTVKGAHRKQGCSWVGASLRDEGRGLPMMEVPTPPT; encoded by the coding sequence GTGTCATCTTCCCAGGTCGTCCCTGCCCGCATGCGTCGTGGCGACGAAGACCTGCTGCGCGTGTTGGGCGGGGTGCCTGATCCTCGTGATCCGCGCGGGGTGCGCTACCCGTTGGTCGGGGTCCTGGCGGTCGAGGTCTGTGCGGTCCTGGCCGGCGCCCGGTCGTTCACCGCGATCGGGGAATGGGCCGTGGACCTGAGCGTGGAGCAGCTGGCCCGTCTCGGGCTCGAGTGCGCTCCGGTCGAGTCGACCATGCGCAAGCTGTTCGCCCGGCTGGACGCGGTCGCGGTAGATCGCCAGCTCGTAGTGCTGGCGTGGTGCCGGACCCGGCACATCGGCGGGCGTGGGGTGATCGCGATCGACGCCAAGACCATGCGCGGGGTCAGGACCACCACCGCCGTCGCGCCACACCTGATCGCCGCGCTCGATCACACCACCGGCGTCGTCCTGGGGCAGAACGCGGTCGCCGCGAAGTCGAACCAGATCCCCGCAGTGCGCGACCTCCTGGCCGGTTTCGACCCACGTGACCTGGAAGGATGCGTCATCACCGTCGACGCGATGCGCACCCAGGACCAGACCGCCAGGGCGATCCTGGCCGGCGGCGCCGACTACGTGTTCACGGTCAAAGGGGCTCATCGCAAACAAGGGTGTAGCTGGGTGGGCGCGTCGTTGCGGGATGAGGGTCGAGGTCTTCCGATGATGGAGGTTCCTACGCCGCCCACCTGA
- a CDS encoding guanylate kinase yields the protein METALVGKPSSVFLVLSGPGGTGKSSLIRMWRDAEPDLGYVKNVTTRARRAPDSRSGVDDEDFFDFVTREEFRRLVEDGQLAQWVNPQEGYYSGTPLAPLLAAVAEGRDLVFDYTPQLFLNLQRAFPEQVVGVFVAPPSMEILRDRLSRRGAEEGANLQLKFNMGAQDMTYVDMHEYHVTNTDLPSTLEALQSILRAEKSRLRRSANLTEIYGSMRDPRQMLFYYDPTHTRVSTISPL from the coding sequence ATGGAAACCGCGCTCGTCGGCAAACCGAGCTCCGTGTTTTTGGTGCTCTCTGGTCCCGGTGGGACAGGCAAGAGCTCGCTGATCCGCATGTGGCGGGACGCCGAACCGGACCTCGGCTACGTGAAGAATGTCACGACGCGCGCACGCCGCGCTCCGGACTCGAGGTCGGGTGTGGACGACGAGGACTTCTTCGACTTCGTCACCCGCGAGGAATTTCGTCGGCTTGTCGAGGACGGTCAGCTCGCGCAGTGGGTCAACCCTCAGGAGGGCTATTACAGCGGGACACCGCTGGCGCCGCTGCTTGCCGCAGTTGCAGAGGGCCGGGACCTCGTGTTCGATTACACCCCCCAACTCTTTCTGAACCTCCAGCGAGCCTTTCCCGAACAGGTCGTGGGTGTATTCGTTGCACCGCCGAGCATGGAGATCCTGCGCGACCGGCTCTCTCGCCGAGGGGCCGAGGAGGGCGCGAACCTGCAGCTGAAGTTCAATATGGGTGCTCAAGACATGACGTACGTCGACATGCACGAGTACCACGTCACCAACACCGACCTACCGTCGACGCTCGAGGCGTTACAGAGCATCCTGCGCGCCGAGAAGTCGCGCCTGCGCCGGTCCGCGAACCTCACCGAGATCTACGGTTCGATGCGCGACCCGCGGCAGATGCTCTTCTACTACGACCCTACGCACACCCGTGTCTCCACGATCTCACCGCTATGA
- a CDS encoding ATP-binding cassette domain-containing protein gives MLELTTVTARYGRRTALDQVTLTLTPGITALVGPNGAGKSTLMRIATTLQRPSSGTLHLDGHPLISRADNLRARERIGFLPQDFKSDPRFSVTEHVTYQAWLRGVPRMAWDSAVREAVGRVNLEDRADDRMGRLSGGMRQRAGIAGAIVGNPDILILDEPTVGLDPSQRIEFRATLTSLDSTSILLSTHLIEDVSATAERIIILNEGQIVHDGPTSALQEQGVESAGVSRLEDAYISTLRPSVADA, from the coding sequence ATGCTCGAACTCACAACGGTCACTGCGCGCTACGGTCGCCGTACGGCACTCGACCAGGTCACCTTGACACTCACTCCGGGCATCACCGCGCTCGTCGGGCCCAACGGCGCAGGAAAGAGCACCTTGATGCGCATCGCCACGACGCTACAACGTCCATCAAGTGGAACCCTTCACCTCGACGGACACCCCCTGATATCCCGCGCAGACAACCTGAGAGCCCGCGAACGCATCGGCTTCCTCCCACAGGACTTCAAGTCAGACCCACGGTTCTCCGTCACAGAACATGTGACCTACCAGGCATGGCTACGCGGTGTCCCACGCATGGCATGGGACTCAGCCGTACGTGAGGCCGTCGGCAGGGTCAATCTCGAAGATCGTGCCGACGATCGGATGGGCCGGCTCTCCGGAGGAATGCGCCAACGCGCGGGCATCGCCGGGGCCATCGTCGGCAACCCAGACATACTCATCCTGGATGAACCCACGGTCGGCCTCGATCCGTCCCAGCGCATCGAGTTCCGCGCCACTCTGACCAGCCTAGACAGCACATCCATCCTGCTGAGCACCCACCTGATCGAAGATGTCTCGGCGACCGCGGAGCGCATCATCATCCTCAATGAAGGTCAGATCGTCCACGACGGACCTACCTCGGCACTTCAAGAGCAAGGGGTGGAGAGTGCAGGAGTCTCCCGCCTGGAAGATGCGTACATCTCGACACTGCGACCGTCGGTGGCCGATGCCTGA
- a CDS encoding DUF3090 domain-containing protein, which translates to MPPHVHEFDWPDRAVVGTIGFPGARTFYLQVRSGTRVVSIALEKQQSALLAEKIDEILDQLITVEGNPFSVPTGTPPELVDNDQLDAVEETFRTGAMSLGWDPTTAQVVLEAYPITDADEDAIVEMPDEDDSDETEMLLVRMPVGTARAFAKRTREIVGAGRPACPACGYPMDPDGHICTPPED; encoded by the coding sequence ATGCCTCCACACGTTCACGAGTTCGACTGGCCCGACCGGGCCGTCGTCGGCACCATCGGCTTTCCCGGGGCGCGCACGTTCTACCTGCAGGTGCGCTCGGGGACGCGGGTGGTGAGCATCGCCCTGGAGAAGCAGCAGTCGGCCCTGCTCGCAGAGAAGATCGACGAGATCCTCGACCAGCTCATCACCGTCGAGGGCAATCCTTTCAGCGTTCCTACTGGCACTCCCCCGGAGCTCGTCGACAACGATCAGCTCGATGCCGTCGAGGAGACCTTCCGCACCGGCGCCATGAGCCTCGGCTGGGACCCGACGACAGCCCAGGTCGTCCTCGAGGCCTACCCCATCACGGACGCCGATGAAGATGCCATCGTCGAGATGCCTGACGAGGACGACTCTGACGAGACCGAGATGCTTCTGGTGCGCATGCCGGTGGGCACCGCCCGTGCGTTCGCCAAGCGCACCCGGGAGATCGTGGGTGCCGGGCGCCCAGCATGCCCAGCCTGCGGCTACCCGATGGACCCCGACGGGCACATCTGCACCCCTCCCGAGGACTGA
- a CDS encoding transposase: protein MPSITSTEASSDQIATWVQGRWRIENRLHWVRDVVYEEDHSTVQTSNAPHAMATLRSTATSLLRLPGWTNTTAGLRHYVRHDQPVADFALPAWTVALPEPWHSEGKAPQFSYYSTFNRKTGRHAGHNASLTPYRPYYIVDALGHLALTCRIGGIDSNESFEDLLRGAGHRCQPRTCNGFGGQRHRLRCASQRLPGPVLEHRVQLVLFCCDSRGELCNDGDLLVPVSGNHGLHLQDQWIRGVPPGRRVHI from the coding sequence ATCCCCTCGATCACTTCCACCGAAGCATCATCCGATCAGATCGCGACCTGGGTGCAGGGCCGCTGGCGCATCGAGAACCGCCTGCACTGGGTCCGCGACGTCGTCTACGAGGAAGACCACTCCACCGTCCAGACCAGCAACGCACCCCACGCCATGGCGACCTTGCGCTCGACCGCGACCAGCCTGCTACGCCTGCCCGGATGGACGAATACCACCGCAGGACTGCGCCACTACGTCCGACACGACCAACCCGTCGCAGACTTCGCACTCCCCGCATGGACAGTGGCCTTGCCGGAGCCCTGGCACTCAGAGGGCAAGGCCCCGCAGTTCTCGTACTACTCCACCTTCAACAGGAAGACGGGTAGACACGCCGGTCATAACGCCTCATTGACGCCATATCGCCCTTACTATATTGTCGACGCGTTGGGGCATTTAGCCCTAACGTGTCGAATCGGGGGGATAGACTCAAATGAATCGTTTGAAGACTTGCTTCGCGGCGCTGGGCATCGTTGCCAGCCTCGGACTTGCAACGGCTTCGGTGGCCAGCGCCACCGCCTCAGGTGTGCCAGTCAACGGCTGCCAGGGCCAGTACTGGAACACCGCGTTCAACTCGTACTGTTCTGCTGTGACAGTCGCGGCGAACTATGCAACGACGGGGACCTGCTCGTCCCAGTCAGCGGTAACCACGGGCTACACCTACAAGACCAGTGGATACGTGGGGTACCTCCAGGGCGGCGAGTGCACATATAG
- a CDS encoding replication initiation protein gives MRRHSRSVALTLPYIEANPLVMRSLVITDHDGSDADHIVGLTGLPEPSYVALNPRTRAGHIVYALRSPVCLTDAARRPPVNLLARIEHGLVEVLGGDVAYSGRITKNPHHVQDHLALWGSTQALYGLKDLASALADLGALPSAGHPRRNTSSSAVGRNVALFDMVRRWSYRRRGDHTHPNTWERAVFAHAWQTNETIIANDFTTGPLTAQEVAHVSRSIARWTWRKMLRTFSEEQALRGQRGGHATAAAGGRERAIAMLKGLTIDRASVLEVATGGR, from the coding sequence ATGCGCCGTCACTCACGCTCGGTCGCGTTGACGTTGCCGTATATCGAGGCGAACCCGTTGGTCATGCGCTCACTCGTCATCACTGATCATGACGGCAGCGACGCCGACCACATCGTGGGCCTCACTGGCCTGCCCGAGCCGTCCTACGTGGCGTTGAACCCGCGCACTCGAGCAGGGCACATCGTCTACGCCCTGCGCAGCCCCGTCTGCCTGACCGATGCCGCCCGCCGGCCCCCGGTCAACCTCCTGGCACGCATCGAGCACGGCCTCGTGGAGGTCCTGGGCGGGGACGTCGCCTACTCAGGGCGCATCACCAAGAACCCCCACCACGTCCAAGACCACCTCGCCCTATGGGGAAGCACCCAAGCCCTCTACGGCCTCAAAGACCTCGCCAGCGCACTAGCAGACCTCGGCGCACTGCCCAGCGCCGGGCACCCCCGCCGCAACACCTCATCCTCAGCCGTAGGACGCAACGTCGCCCTGTTCGACATGGTCCGGCGCTGGTCCTACCGCCGCCGCGGAGACCACACCCACCCCAACACCTGGGAACGAGCCGTCTTCGCCCACGCCTGGCAGACCAACGAAACCATCATCGCCAACGACTTCACCACCGGACCCCTCACCGCCCAAGAAGTCGCCCACGTCTCGCGCTCCATCGCCCGCTGGACCTGGCGCAAGATGCTGCGCACCTTCTCCGAAGAACAAGCCCTCCGAGGCCAACGCGGCGGACACGCAACAGCAGCTGCAGGCGGACGCGAACGAGCCATCGCCATGCTCAAAGGCCTCACGATCGACCGGGCCAGCGTCCTGGAGGTGGCTACCGGTGGCCGCTGA
- the ychF gene encoding redox-regulated ATPase YchF: MALTIGIAGLPNVGKSTLFNALTRASVLAANYPFATIEPNIGIVPLPDPRLAKLAEIFGSERILPASVSFVDIAGIVRGASEGEGLGNKFLANIREADAICQVTRAFADPDVVHVDGKVSPKDDIETINTELILADLQTLEKTVPRLEKEVRIKKGDAALLATALEAQKLLEEGTTLFAGAAKAKLDLDQLASLQLMTAKPFIYVFNTDDAGLADEAFQAELCELVAPAHAIFLDAKFESELVELEPDEAAEMLADSGVDEPGLDKLARVGFETLGLQTYLTAGPKESRAWTIHTGWTAPQAAGVIHTDFERGFIKAEVISFDDLVETGSIAAARSAGKARIEGKDYVMHDGDVVEFRFNV; the protein is encoded by the coding sequence GTGGCTCTCACTATCGGTATCGCCGGTCTACCCAACGTCGGCAAGTCAACCCTGTTCAACGCGCTCACCCGCGCCTCGGTTCTCGCTGCGAACTACCCGTTCGCGACGATCGAGCCGAACATCGGGATCGTGCCGCTGCCTGATCCGCGGCTCGCGAAGCTCGCTGAGATCTTCGGCTCCGAGCGGATCCTGCCGGCGAGCGTGTCGTTCGTCGACATCGCCGGCATCGTGCGCGGCGCGAGCGAGGGGGAGGGGCTGGGGAACAAGTTCCTCGCGAACATCCGTGAGGCTGACGCGATCTGCCAGGTGACGAGGGCGTTCGCCGACCCGGACGTCGTCCATGTCGATGGCAAGGTCTCGCCGAAGGACGACATCGAGACGATCAACACCGAGCTCATCCTCGCTGACCTCCAGACGCTCGAGAAGACCGTCCCGCGCCTGGAGAAGGAGGTCCGGATCAAGAAGGGCGACGCAGCCCTGCTGGCGACGGCGCTCGAGGCCCAGAAGCTCCTCGAGGAGGGGACCACGCTCTTCGCCGGCGCAGCGAAGGCGAAGCTCGACCTCGACCAGCTGGCGTCGCTCCAGCTCATGACGGCGAAGCCGTTCATCTACGTGTTCAACACCGACGACGCGGGCTTGGCCGACGAGGCGTTCCAGGCCGAGCTGTGCGAGCTCGTCGCCCCCGCGCACGCGATCTTCCTCGACGCGAAGTTCGAGTCCGAGCTCGTCGAGCTCGAGCCCGACGAGGCCGCCGAGATGCTCGCTGACTCCGGCGTCGACGAGCCGGGCCTCGACAAGCTCGCCCGCGTCGGTTTCGAGACCCTCGGTCTGCAGACCTACCTCACGGCAGGGCCGAAGGAGTCGCGCGCCTGGACCATCCACACGGGCTGGACGGCTCCTCAGGCTGCCGGTGTCATCCACACCGACTTCGAGCGCGGCTTCATCAAGGCTGAGGTCATCTCGTTCGACGACCTCGTCGAGACTGGTTCCATCGCTGCTGCCCGCTCCGCGGGCAAGGCCCGCATCGAGGGCAAGGACTACGTCATGCACGACGGCGACGTGGTGGAGTTCCGGTTTAACGTCTGA
- a CDS encoding ISL3 family transposase produces MTRPTALCCATPDSYCSRIDTLVDLDGVHVIAVARSGGQVTLTIETPRERQGCRRCGVVALSHGRRTRLLRDVPCSGSAVVLAWRQRTWACPDDACPAGTFTEELPSLASRRAVLTTRAVWWAIGQLRREHATIEGLSRQLGVTWNTLWRVVEPRLAELARDESRFDGVTTLGVDEHVWHHTPHRAALKGPTMLTGMVDLTRDQGGRTRARLLDLVPGRTGKVFGDWLTGRGEVFCTEVKIATLDPFRGYANTIDTHLAEAVPALDAFHVVKLAGQALDDVRRRVQQTTLGRRGHAKDPLYRIRNILHRGLEHLTPRQGERLDQCLADGDPDNEVQVAWQCYQQLRAAYQAKDTAEGKASAEKILDAFSTCPIPEIARLGRTLRRWKKEFLGYFTTNRANNGGTEAINGIIELHRRIARGYRNRDHYRLRMLLVAGGLLLPPQL; encoded by the coding sequence ATGACCAGGCCTACTGCGCTCTGCTGTGCCACGCCTGATTCGTACTGTTCGCGCATCGACACCCTCGTGGACCTGGATGGCGTCCATGTGATCGCCGTGGCCCGTTCGGGCGGCCAGGTGACGTTGACGATCGAGACACCTCGTGAGCGGCAAGGGTGTCGGCGGTGCGGGGTGGTGGCGCTCAGTCACGGGCGTCGAACCCGCTTGCTGCGGGACGTCCCGTGCTCGGGGTCGGCGGTGGTGCTGGCCTGGCGGCAGCGGACCTGGGCCTGCCCGGACGATGCCTGTCCGGCGGGGACGTTCACCGAGGAGCTCCCGTCGTTGGCGAGCCGGCGGGCAGTGCTCACGACGCGCGCGGTGTGGTGGGCGATCGGCCAGCTGCGCCGTGAGCACGCGACCATCGAGGGCCTGTCCCGCCAGCTCGGCGTCACCTGGAACACGCTCTGGCGGGTGGTCGAACCCCGACTGGCCGAGCTGGCGCGTGATGAGTCCCGCTTCGACGGCGTCACCACCCTCGGGGTCGATGAGCACGTGTGGCACCACACCCCGCACCGCGCTGCGTTGAAGGGCCCCACGATGCTGACGGGCATGGTGGATCTGACTCGTGACCAGGGCGGACGCACCCGAGCCCGACTCCTGGACCTCGTCCCCGGGCGCACCGGGAAGGTGTTCGGAGACTGGCTCACCGGCCGCGGTGAGGTGTTCTGCACCGAGGTGAAGATCGCCACCCTGGACCCGTTCCGCGGCTACGCCAACACCATCGACACCCACCTCGCCGAAGCCGTCCCGGCCCTTGATGCGTTCCACGTCGTCAAACTCGCAGGGCAGGCGCTGGACGACGTCCGCCGCCGAGTTCAGCAAACCACTCTGGGCCGCCGTGGTCATGCCAAGGACCCGCTCTACCGGATCCGCAACATCCTGCACCGCGGGCTCGAGCACCTCACCCCGCGCCAAGGCGAACGCCTCGACCAGTGCCTCGCCGACGGCGACCCCGACAACGAAGTACAGGTCGCCTGGCAGTGCTATCAGCAACTGCGGGCGGCCTACCAAGCCAAGGACACTGCCGAGGGCAAGGCGTCGGCGGAGAAGATCTTGGATGCGTTCTCCACCTGCCCGATCCCCGAGATCGCCCGCCTTGGAAGGACGCTGCGACGCTGGAAGAAGGAGTTCCTGGGCTACTTCACGACCAACCGTGCCAACAACGGCGGCACGGAGGCGATCAACGGAATCATCGAGCTGCACCGGCGCATCGCCCGCGGCTACCGCAACCGCGACCACTACCGACTACGCATGCTCCTGGTCGCTGGCGGACTGCTCCTCCCACCACAACTCTGA
- a CDS encoding histidine phosphatase family protein: protein MATVLLVRHGRTTANATGLLAGRAVGVGLDQIGRDQAALTGDRLAAVPLVAVVSSPLERCQQTAQHILERQTGTPVASVDSDLIECDYGRWQGRTLSELATEDLWPLVQSQPSAVVFPDGESMAAMQARSVAAIRRHDAAVEAEHGPEAVWVAVSHGDIIKSILADALGMHLDLFQRIAVSPASVSIVRYGAGRPSVHATNTEAGDLSWLSKGIRSGDAPVGGGAGHRAPSTTGA from the coding sequence ATGGCGACAGTTCTTCTCGTGCGGCACGGCCGCACCACAGCAAATGCCACCGGGCTGCTGGCCGGGAGGGCCGTCGGCGTCGGTCTCGACCAGATCGGCCGCGACCAGGCTGCTCTCACCGGAGACCGGCTCGCGGCCGTTCCCCTGGTCGCGGTGGTGTCGAGCCCTCTCGAGCGTTGTCAGCAGACCGCTCAGCACATCCTCGAGCGCCAGACGGGCACACCGGTCGCTTCGGTCGATTCCGATCTCATCGAGTGCGACTACGGGCGGTGGCAGGGCCGCACGCTCTCCGAGCTCGCAACCGAGGATCTGTGGCCGCTGGTGCAGTCGCAACCATCTGCGGTCGTCTTTCCCGACGGGGAGTCCATGGCTGCGATGCAGGCTCGGTCGGTGGCAGCGATCCGCCGTCACGATGCAGCCGTCGAAGCCGAGCACGGGCCTGAGGCCGTGTGGGTTGCGGTCAGCCATGGCGACATCATCAAGTCGATACTCGCCGACGCGCTCGGTATGCACCTCGATCTGTTCCAGCGCATCGCCGTAAGTCCAGCATCCGTATCGATCGTGCGCTATGGCGCTGGCCGGCCGAGCGTCCATGCGACCAACACGGAGGCGGGTGACCTGTCGTGGCTGTCGAAGGGCATCCGCTCCGGCGATGCACCGGTGGGTGGTGGCGCAGGGCACAGGGCGCCGTCAACCACAGGCGCTTAG
- a CDS encoding sigma factor-like helix-turn-helix DNA-binding protein, with the protein MAAEHPIRRTLTARETAQRMGISPRTVRNIIAEPRPQYEARAAQRRELIITLRRTGLTYQQIATQVGMTKGGVATTLHHARKTGINTEPPPAQTPPPDNAPPEAPA; encoded by the coding sequence GTGGCCGCTGAACACCCGATCCGGCGCACCCTGACCGCCCGCGAGACCGCCCAACGCATGGGCATCTCCCCGCGCACCGTGCGCAACATCATCGCCGAACCACGGCCCCAGTACGAAGCACGAGCAGCCCAACGACGCGAACTCATCATCACCCTGCGACGCACCGGACTCACCTACCAACAAATCGCCACCCAGGTCGGCATGACCAAAGGCGGAGTCGCCACCACCCTCCACCACGCCCGCAAAACCGGCATCAACACCGAACCACCACCAGCCCAAACCCCACCACCCGACAACGCCCCGCCCGAGGCACCCGCATAA
- a CDS encoding ABC transporter ATP-binding protein, translated as MTDALEEPATVSTSAPPPPPAALSLRGLSKRFGRTVAVDGISLDVPAGSFYGVVGPNGAGKTTMLSMATGLLRPDAGTAAVSGADVWTDPTAAKHAMGVLPDGVGVFDRLTGAQLVTYAGLLRGMDRPTVTARTDELLAALDLEDARDTLVVDYSAGMTKKVSLAAALIHAPRLLVLDEPFESVDPVSTSRIRQILAGYVASGGTVIVSSHVMDLVQRMCDHVAVVAAGRVLAAGTVDEVRAGRSLEDRFVELVGDPRRAEGLAWLRTS; from the coding sequence ATGACGGACGCCCTCGAGGAACCGGCGACCGTGAGCACGTCGGCGCCGCCCCCACCACCTGCGGCGCTGTCGCTGCGTGGTCTGTCCAAGCGGTTCGGCCGGACCGTGGCGGTCGACGGGATCTCCCTCGACGTCCCGGCAGGGTCGTTCTACGGGGTCGTCGGGCCCAACGGTGCAGGCAAGACGACCATGCTGTCGATGGCCACCGGCCTCTTGCGCCCCGATGCAGGAACAGCAGCGGTCTCCGGGGCCGACGTCTGGACGGACCCGACCGCGGCCAAGCACGCGATGGGCGTGCTGCCCGACGGCGTCGGGGTGTTCGACCGGCTCACGGGTGCGCAGCTCGTCACCTACGCGGGCCTCCTGCGCGGGATGGACCGCCCGACCGTCACCGCCCGGACCGACGAGCTCCTCGCCGCGCTCGACCTCGAGGACGCCCGTGACACGCTCGTCGTCGACTACTCGGCGGGCATGACGAAGAAGGTGTCGCTCGCGGCGGCGCTCATCCATGCGCCGCGCCTGCTCGTCCTCGACGAACCGTTCGAGTCCGTCGATCCCGTCTCGACCTCCCGCATCCGGCAGATCCTCGCGGGCTACGTCGCCTCGGGCGGCACCGTCATCGTGTCGTCGCACGTCATGGACCTCGTCCAGCGCATGTGCGACCACGTCGCGGTCGTCGCCGCCGGGCGCGTCCTGGCCGCAGGCACCGTCGACGAGGTGCGCGCGGGACGCTCGTTGGAGGACCGGTTCGTCGAGCTCGTCGGAGACCCCCGTCGTGCAGAAGGCCTCGCGTGGTTGCGCACCTCCTGA
- a CDS encoding IS3 family transposase (programmed frameshift): MPKEQSAGKPTMRRYSDQEKSAAVRMVRSLRAELGTEHGTVHRVATQLGYGVESLRVWVKQADIDEGVTPGVTTDEAARVKALEQENRELKRANEILRRAAPFLRGGARPPEQVAAFIDANREDLVEDSRLGVELICTVLQVAPSTYYARRSRPPSVRQVRDAVNGPALVALWEANYQVYGARKLWKAAGRAGIDVGRDQIARLMRAAGIEGVRRTKRVRTTRPDPRAARHPDLVGRDFTASAPNQLWVTDLTYVPTWAGVAYVCFIIDAYSRMIVGWRAAPTMRTETVLDAIEMARWSRGANLPGLRCHSDAGSQFTSIRYGERLAEIGATPSIGTVGDSYDNALAETVNGYYKAELIRGPARQRPWKTVEDVELATLGWVHWHNTQRLHGYLGDVPPAEYEQAFYADRTDRHQVVGIQ; the protein is encoded by the exons ATGCCGAAGGAACAGAGTGCGGGGAAGCCGACCATGAGGCGGTACTCCGATCAGGAGAAGTCTGCCGCGGTCCGAATGGTCCGCTCGCTGCGAGCAGAGCTGGGGACCGAGCACGGCACGGTCCATCGAGTCGCGACACAGCTGGGCTATGGAGTCGAGTCGCTCCGGGTCTGGGTCAAGCAGGCCGACATCGACGAAGGCGTCACCCCGGGTGTGACGACCGACGAGGCTGCTCGGGTGAAGGCCTTGGAGCAGGAGAACCGGGAGCTCAAGCGCGCGAATGAGATCCTGCGGCGAGCAGCCC CATTTCTTCGGGGCGGAGCTCGACCGCCAGAACAAGTAGCCGCGTTCATCGACGCCAACCGCGAGGACCTCGTGGAAGACAGTCGTTTGGGAGTCGAGCTCATCTGCACGGTGTTGCAGGTGGCCCCCAGCACCTACTACGCCAGAAGGAGCCGGCCGCCCTCGGTTCGCCAGGTCCGTGATGCTGTCAACGGGCCTGCGTTGGTGGCGCTGTGGGAGGCGAACTACCAGGTCTACGGGGCACGCAAGCTCTGGAAAGCAGCGGGTCGGGCCGGGATCGACGTCGGCCGGGACCAGATCGCCCGCCTGATGCGGGCCGCGGGGATCGAGGGCGTGCGCCGGACCAAACGGGTGCGGACCACCCGGCCTGACCCGCGCGCGGCCCGACACCCCGATCTCGTGGGCCGTGACTTCACTGCCAGCGCTCCGAACCAGCTGTGGGTGACGGACCTGACCTACGTACCGACCTGGGCCGGGGTCGCCTACGTCTGCTTCATCATCGATGCCTACTCCCGGATGATCGTGGGCTGGCGAGCGGCCCCGACGATGCGGACCGAGACCGTCTTGGATGCGATCGAGATGGCCCGCTGGTCACGCGGGGCGAACCTGCCCGGCCTGCGATGTCACAGCGATGCCGGCAGTCAATTCACCTCGATCCGATACGGGGAACGTCTCGCCGAGATCGGAGCGACCCCGTCGATCGGAACCGTGGGCGACAGCTATGACAACGCGCTGGCCGAGACCGTGAACGGCTACTACAAGGCCGAACTCATCCGTGGACCCGCTCGCCAACGGCCCTGGAAGACAGTCGAGGACGTCGAGCTCGCCACCCTCGGGTGGGTCCACTGGCACAACACCCAGCGCCTGCACGGCTACCTCGGCGACGTCCCACCCGCCGAGTACGAGCAGGCCTTCTATGCTGATCGAACCGACCGCCACCAGGTCGTCGGAATCCAATAG